Proteins encoded together in one Riemerella anatipestifer window:
- a CDS encoding IS982-like element ISRa1 family transposase: MNNIEQIYERILEVLGLFSENQLISYQRRTPKMSDLEVISLNITAEYLSIDSELQLFRKLPNSLINKIERSVYNKRKRRLSLQTEQIRQRISMEFNEFEDIFIVDSMPMKVCENARSTRSKICKEQSYSSPTYGYCASQKLYFYGYKLHAVCSLNGVIKNFDISPASVHDIHYLKDIGEQMRNCTLIGDRGYLSAKVQIDLFNYANIKLDTPMRSNQKDYIPQFSLYKKKRKRIETFFSQLCDQFMIKRNYAKTFEGFKTRIISKITAATVIQYINKFIFQRKLNHLKISII, translated from the coding sequence ATGAACAACATAGAGCAAATATATGAAAGAATTTTGGAAGTTTTAGGACTTTTTTCAGAAAATCAACTGATTAGTTATCAGAGAAGAACACCTAAAATGAGCGATTTAGAAGTCATAAGTCTTAATATTACTGCTGAATACTTGAGTATTGATAGCGAATTACAGTTATTTAGAAAATTGCCAAACTCTCTGATAAACAAAATTGAAAGAAGTGTTTACAATAAGCGAAAACGAAGACTATCCCTACAAACAGAGCAAATTAGACAACGTATTTCGATGGAGTTCAATGAGTTTGAAGATATTTTTATCGTTGATAGCATGCCAATGAAAGTTTGTGAAAACGCTCGTTCTACTCGTTCAAAAATTTGTAAAGAGCAATCCTATTCTTCACCAACATATGGTTATTGTGCTTCACAGAAATTATATTTCTATGGCTATAAACTACACGCAGTATGTTCTTTAAATGGTGTGATTAAGAATTTTGATATAAGCCCTGCATCCGTTCACGACATCCACTATTTAAAAGATATTGGTGAGCAAATGCGAAACTGTACTTTAATTGGAGATAGAGGCTATTTATCAGCAAAAGTTCAAATAGATTTATTTAACTATGCTAATATTAAATTAGATACACCAATGAGAAGTAATCAGAAAGATTATATTCCTCAATTTTCATTGTACAAGAAAAAGCGAAAACGAATTGAGACATTTTTCTCTCAACTTTGCGACCAATTTATGATTAAAAGAAACTATGCTAAAACTTTTGAAGGCTTTAAAACAAGGATAATCAGTAAAATAACCGCCGCAACGGTTATTCAATATATCAATAAATTTATCTTCCAAAGAAAATTAAATCATCTAAAAATCAGTATTATTTAA
- a CDS encoding DUF3575 domain-containing protein, whose amino-acid sequence MKKLFMLSTLVAGSVMFSQENVVKTEEAPTTEKMNILKTNVTGLLFRNFNITYERSINKWFSVAGGLNLVPKGSVPYARQFNLDESINDAKMSTTAFTLEGRFYLGKGYGKGVYLAPYYRYTNVNVSNITVNIEDQNNQNIPVNVQGKMNAHSAGLMIGTQWFLGKKKDWVLDWWIIGAHTMELLEEIYKGLLIER is encoded by the coding sequence ATGAAAAAACTATTTATGTTATCCACTTTGGTGGCGGGTTCGGTTATGTTTTCACAAGAAAATGTGGTTAAAACGGAGGAAGCTCCTACCACAGAAAAAATGAATATTTTGAAAACCAATGTTACGGGCTTATTGTTTAGGAATTTTAATATTACTTATGAGCGTTCTATAAACAAGTGGTTTTCGGTTGCTGGAGGACTTAATCTTGTGCCAAAAGGAAGTGTGCCCTACGCTAGACAATTTAATCTAGATGAGTCTATAAATGATGCTAAAATGTCTACTACGGCGTTTACTTTAGAGGGGAGATTTTATCTAGGTAAAGGTTATGGTAAAGGGGTTTACTTAGCACCATATTATAGATACACTAATGTTAATGTAAGTAATATTACAGTAAATATTGAAGATCAAAATAATCAAAACATACCTGTAAATGTTCAGGGGAAGATGAATGCTCATTCTGCTGGATTGATGATAGGAACTCAGTGGTTCTTAGGTAAAAAGAAAGATTGGGTGTTAGATTGGTGGATTATTGGAGCTCACACTATGGAGCTTCTAGAGGAGATTTACAAGGGTTTACTAATAGAACGCTAA
- a CDS encoding IS982-like element ISRa1 family transposase: MNNLEQIYERILEVLGLFSENQLISYQRRTPKMSDLEVISLNITAEYLSIDSELQLFRKLPNSLINKIERSVYNKRKRRLSLQTEQIRQRISMEFNEFEDIFIVDSMPMKVCENARSTRSKICKEQSYSSPTYGYCASQKLYFYGYKLHAVCSLNGVIKNFDISPASVHDIHYLKDIGEQMRNCTLIGDRGYLSAKVQIDLFNYANIKLDTPMRSNQKDYIPQFSLYKKKRKRIETFFSQLCDQFMIKRNYAKTFEGFKTRIISKITAATVIQYINKFIFQRKLNHLKISII; the protein is encoded by the coding sequence ATGAACAACTTAGAGCAAATATATGAAAGAATTTTGGAAGTTTTAGGACTTTTTTCAGAAAATCAACTGATTAGTTATCAGAGAAGAACACCTAAAATGAGCGATTTAGAAGTCATAAGTCTTAATATTACTGCTGAATACTTGAGTATTGATAGCGAATTACAGTTATTTAGAAAATTGCCAAACTCTCTGATAAACAAAATTGAAAGAAGTGTTTACAATAAGCGAAAACGAAGACTATCCCTACAAACAGAGCAAATTAGACAGCGTATTTCGATGGAGTTCAATGAGTTTGAAGATATTTTTATCGTTGATAGCATGCCAATGAAAGTTTGTGAAAATGCTCGTTCTACTCGTTCAAAAATTTGTAAAGAGCAATCCTATTCTTCACCAACATATGGTTATTGTGCTTCACAGAAATTATATTTCTATGGCTATAAACTACACGCAGTATGTTCTTTAAATGGTGTGATTAAGAATTTTGATATAAGCCCTGCATCCGTTCACGACATCCACTATTTAAAAGATATTGGTGAGCAAATGCGAAACTGTACTTTAATTGGAGATAGAGGCTATTTATCAGCAAAAGTTCAAATAGATTTATTTAACTATGCTAATATTAAATTAGATACACCAATGAGAAGTAATCAGAAAGATTATATTCCTCAATTTTCATTGTACAAGAAAAAGCGAAAACGAATTGAGACATTTTTCTCTCAACTTTGCGACCAATTTATGATTAAAAGAAACTATGCTAAAACTTTTGAAGGCTTTAAAACAAGGATAATCAGTAAAATAACCGCCGCAACGGTTATTCAATATATCAATAAATTTATCTTCCAAAGAAAATTAAATCATCTAAAAATCAGTATTATTTAA
- a CDS encoding alpha/beta fold hydrolase, which translates to MVNQTEILHSKIYGGELSATPLLVFHGLFGMLDNWGGFGRDFGEVMPTHLIDLRNHGKSFHSENMSHDDLAEDILNYMSAHNLQKVNLLGHSLGGKAVMQFAVKYPEKVERLIVVDIAPKSYPPHHQGIIKALQTVDFDTVSTRQEVEEHLAQYIKEKPVIQFLAKNLYWTEAKKLNWRFNLATLAEKYGDFVGNAIKFGVFEGETLFIGGALSNYILPQDEFLIKQQFPKAKIIKISNAGHWVQAENPKDFAAVVKEFLV; encoded by the coding sequence ATGGTAAATCAAACAGAAATATTACATTCTAAAATATATGGCGGAGAGTTATCAGCAACACCTCTTTTAGTATTTCATGGTTTATTTGGAATGTTAGATAATTGGGGTGGCTTTGGGAGAGATTTTGGGGAGGTAATGCCAACCCATTTGATAGATTTAAGAAATCATGGCAAGAGTTTTCATTCCGAAAATATGTCTCATGATGATTTGGCAGAGGATATCCTTAATTATATGTCTGCTCATAATTTACAGAAAGTAAATCTCTTAGGGCATTCTCTCGGAGGGAAAGCGGTGATGCAGTTTGCCGTAAAATATCCCGAAAAAGTGGAGCGACTTATTGTGGTAGATATAGCTCCTAAATCTTATCCGCCACATCATCAAGGAATTATTAAGGCATTACAAACAGTAGATTTTGATACCGTGAGTACACGCCAAGAGGTGGAGGAACATTTGGCTCAATACATCAAAGAAAAACCAGTAATACAGTTCTTAGCTAAAAACCTCTATTGGACGGAGGCTAAAAAACTTAATTGGAGGTTTAATTTGGCTACTTTAGCAGAAAAATATGGTGATTTTGTGGGGAATGCTATTAAATTTGGTGTATTTGAGGGAGAAACGCTTTTCATTGGAGGGGCTTTGTCTAATTATATTTTGCCTCAAGATGAATTCTTGATAAAACAACAATTTCCAAAGGCTAAGATTATTAAAATTTCTAATGCAGGACATTGGGTACAAGCCGAAAATCCTAAAGACTTTGCCGCTGTGGTTAAGGAATTTTTAGTTTAA
- a CDS encoding NAD-dependent epimerase/dehydratase family protein: protein MVLVTGATGILGSLIVLKLLQQGQEVRATKRCGSQIEKLKDIFSFYTDKADYYYQKIEWVEVDFEDLDSLRVALEGVKQVYHAAAKVSFHPRDKKFMYKTNIQGTKNLLYIAEEKTVEQFLYVSSIAVLDAANEFEAIDEESNFNPKLAHSSYAISKHFSEMEVWRVSAEGMNVVVINPGVIIGSGNWEQSSGVLFDNIKKLPFSFKGNTGYVDVRDVADVAIKLLAEETKALGQRFILISENKTYIEVANLVRKRLGLSSAKIFPSYLWRLGCFLSKIIGWALPVLKLFNKANTDALNSKTLISNEKIKNLLQYEFISVEDSINFHLKNWIKSRK from the coding sequence ATGGTATTAGTTACAGGAGCGACGGGGATTTTGGGAAGTCTTATTGTTCTAAAACTTCTTCAGCAAGGGCAAGAGGTTCGTGCTACTAAACGTTGTGGTTCTCAAATAGAAAAACTGAAAGATATTTTTTCTTTTTATACGGATAAAGCAGATTATTATTATCAAAAAATAGAGTGGGTAGAGGTAGATTTTGAGGATTTAGATTCTTTAAGAGTGGCTTTAGAAGGTGTTAAGCAAGTCTATCATGCCGCTGCAAAGGTAAGTTTTCATCCTAGAGATAAAAAGTTTATGTATAAGACTAATATACAGGGGACTAAAAATCTTCTTTACATTGCTGAAGAAAAAACAGTAGAGCAATTTTTATATGTGAGTTCCATCGCTGTTCTAGACGCTGCCAATGAGTTTGAAGCCATTGATGAAGAGTCTAATTTTAATCCTAAATTGGCTCATTCTAGCTATGCTATTTCTAAGCATTTTTCGGAGATGGAAGTTTGGCGTGTTTCTGCAGAAGGTATGAATGTGGTGGTTATAAATCCAGGAGTTATCATAGGTTCTGGAAATTGGGAGCAGAGTAGTGGCGTTTTGTTTGATAATATTAAAAAATTACCCTTTAGCTTTAAGGGGAATACTGGCTATGTAGATGTAAGAGATGTTGCCGATGTTGCCATAAAACTTCTTGCGGAAGAAACTAAAGCATTAGGGCAGAGATTTATACTTATTTCCGAAAATAAAACTTACATTGAAGTTGCTAATTTAGTTCGTAAAAGGTTAGGTTTGTCTTCGGCTAAAATATTCCCATCTTATTTGTGGCGTTTAGGGTGCTTTCTATCTAAAATTATAGGATGGGCTTTGCCAGTATTGAAATTGTTTAATAAAGCTAATACTGATGCCTTAAACTCAAAAACGCTTATTTCTAACGAAAAGATAAAAAATCTTCTTCAATATGAATTTATTTCTGTTGAGGATAGTATAAATTTTCATTTAAAAAATTGGATTAAGAGTAGGAAATAA
- a CDS encoding homogentisate 1,2-dioxygenase, producing the protein MRYIQLGDIPQKRHTVFKSKEGQFYYEQLFGTEGFHGIASLLYHIHRPTQIKSIGAPKDVSPKIAVEKNITPRMFKGMNVTPEKDFLDSRKVLLLNNDLKMGLAKPLQSMDYFYKNAECDELLFVHQGKGVLKTFVGNLDFSVGDYLIIPRGTIYQISFETEDTVLFFLESHSPIYTPKRYRNEFGQLLEHSPFCERDIIAPTFVPPIDEKGDFLIKVKKENHITDFIYATHPFDVVGWDGYFYPYKFNIKNFEPITGRIHQPPPVHQNFEGHNFVVCSFVARLYDYHPDAIPAPYNHSNIDSDEVLFYTEGDFMSRNHIDLMDFTLHPGGIVHGPHPGAMERSIGKKSTEEYAVMVDPFRPLKITEEAIKVEDTSYKTSWLEDENN; encoded by the coding sequence ATGAGATACATCCAACTAGGAGACATTCCACAAAAAAGACACACCGTCTTTAAATCTAAAGAAGGGCAGTTCTATTACGAACAGCTTTTTGGTACAGAAGGATTTCATGGGATTGCTTCTTTATTATACCATATCCACAGACCCACTCAAATTAAATCTATAGGAGCTCCTAAAGATGTATCGCCCAAAATAGCGGTAGAGAAAAACATTACCCCTAGAATGTTTAAGGGTATGAATGTAACTCCCGAAAAAGATTTCCTAGACAGTAGAAAGGTATTACTCCTTAATAACGACCTTAAAATGGGACTTGCCAAGCCCCTGCAGTCTATGGACTATTTCTACAAAAATGCAGAGTGCGATGAGCTGTTGTTTGTGCATCAAGGTAAAGGGGTTCTTAAAACCTTTGTAGGGAATTTAGATTTTTCCGTAGGCGACTACCTTATTATTCCTAGAGGGACGATTTACCAAATCTCTTTTGAAACAGAAGACACGGTACTTTTCTTTTTAGAAAGCCACTCCCCTATCTATACGCCTAAACGCTACCGCAATGAATTTGGGCAGTTGCTAGAGCATTCGCCGTTCTGCGAGAGGGACATCATTGCCCCTACTTTTGTGCCACCTATAGATGAGAAGGGAGACTTCCTTATTAAAGTAAAGAAAGAAAATCACATTACCGATTTTATCTATGCCACACACCCATTTGATGTGGTAGGTTGGGACGGCTATTTTTATCCGTATAAGTTCAACATCAAAAACTTTGAACCTATCACAGGGCGTATCCACCAACCGCCACCAGTACATCAGAATTTTGAGGGACATAATTTTGTGGTTTGCTCTTTTGTGGCAAGGCTTTACGACTACCACCCTGACGCTATACCTGCTCCTTACAACCACTCTAACATCGATAGCGATGAGGTACTCTTCTACACCGAAGGCGATTTTATGAGTAGAAACCATATTGATTTAATGGATTTCACCCTACACCCAGGCGGTATAGTACATGGGCCTCACCCTGGAGCTATGGAGCGAAGCATCGGTAAAAAATCCACTGAAGAGTACGCTGTGATGGTAGACCCATTCCGTCCGCTAAAGATTACAGAGGAAGCTATTAAAGTAGAAGACACCAGCTACAAAACCAGTTGGCTAGAAGATGAAAATAACTAA
- a CDS encoding WYL domain-containing protein — MLLPRFVLPETRKNTGLEHFHSISQAIEKHLEVNISYFDYSTEKIKIKTIQPYLLKQKDFKWYVLAVDNSTPEIQFKSYALERIGEITTGKKFKSQVIDFQTPYRDALGMFTNGEAERIILQYDHRDGHYLKANPLHNSQKVVSEDDKTITFEFFVKPNEDLLMELMKRSWSVKIIEPTSLKCKMISLWKDALNRNLS; from the coding sequence ATGCTTTTGCCCAGATTTGTATTACCAGAAACTCGGAAAAACACAGGATTAGAGCATTTTCATTCTATTTCACAAGCAATAGAGAAACATTTAGAAGTCAATATTTCCTATTTTGACTATAGTACAGAGAAAATAAAAATAAAAACCATTCAGCCTTATTTATTAAAACAGAAAGATTTTAAATGGTATGTACTAGCTGTAGATAACTCAACCCCCGAAATTCAATTTAAAAGTTATGCATTAGAACGAATAGGAGAAATAACTACAGGGAAAAAGTTCAAATCTCAGGTGATAGATTTTCAAACACCCTACAGAGATGCACTAGGAATGTTTACCAATGGCGAAGCGGAAAGAATTATTCTTCAATATGACCACAGAGATGGGCATTACCTAAAAGCTAACCCATTACATAATTCTCAAAAAGTAGTTTCAGAAGATGATAAAACCATTACTTTTGAATTTTTTGTTAAACCTAACGAAGATTTACTAATGGAGCTAATGAAAAGAAGTTGGTCCGTAAAGATTATTGAACCAACTTCCTTAAAATGTAAAATGATTTCTCTATGGAAAGATGCTTTGAATCGGAATTTAAGTTAG
- a CDS encoding mechanosensitive ion channel family protein: protein MNEEIKDTKDFLQKISDQIHFWIKAEMPDGIILLCQIAAKLFLLLVILVALDFLFKISFNALFLVFRKYTQKPILRAFYESKILNSVAHFFAIRITQEMIYSIFYRHPKSHSILETFFSLMFVLAFAILYFRLLKTTEKYYVFKGDFYRITGIRAVTQSLKILGYIIFIFVGVSVLFHIKASTILGSLGAMTAVILLVFRDTILGFVTGIHVSTSRNLKVGDWIGIPKYNIEGTIEDINLLTTKIQNFDKTVSTIPTYDLLSTEIKNLQIMSETNTRRIKKAIIFNIKSFKFIDDEMMAKLSKINLVKDYLEEKNAKISEAKKRIANSSEIINGPQLTNIGTFRVYALNYLKNNDNIEQESPLMVRQLEITAQGLPLEIYCFTNNSKWENYEQIQADIFDHLLVAAQVFDLEVMQVSIKV, encoded by the coding sequence ATGAATGAGGAAATAAAAGACACCAAAGATTTTTTACAAAAAATAAGTGATCAAATTCATTTTTGGATAAAGGCAGAGATGCCTGATGGAATTATTTTGTTGTGTCAAATAGCGGCAAAACTATTCTTACTTTTAGTGATTTTGGTTGCCTTGGATTTTTTATTTAAAATTTCATTTAACGCCTTATTTTTAGTTTTTAGAAAGTACACACAAAAACCAATTCTTAGAGCTTTTTATGAGAGTAAAATTTTAAATTCGGTAGCTCATTTTTTTGCTATTAGAATTACTCAGGAAATGATTTATTCTATTTTCTATAGACACCCTAAAAGTCATAGTATTTTAGAAACATTCTTTTCGTTAATGTTTGTACTAGCGTTTGCTATACTGTATTTTAGGTTGCTTAAAACCACCGAAAAATATTATGTTTTTAAAGGTGACTTTTATCGAATTACAGGTATTAGAGCCGTTACACAATCCCTCAAAATATTAGGTTATATTATATTTATTTTTGTAGGAGTTTCGGTGCTATTTCATATCAAAGCGTCTACTATTTTAGGTAGTTTAGGGGCAATGACGGCGGTGATACTTCTTGTCTTTAGAGATACTATTTTGGGTTTTGTTACAGGTATTCATGTGTCTACCTCTAGAAATCTAAAAGTAGGTGATTGGATAGGAATTCCGAAGTATAACATTGAAGGTACAATAGAAGACATTAACCTATTGACGACAAAGATTCAGAATTTTGACAAAACAGTATCTACCATACCTACTTACGATTTGCTTTCTACAGAGATTAAGAATCTTCAGATAATGTCAGAAACCAATACTAGGAGAATAAAAAAAGCTATTATTTTCAATATTAAATCATTTAAGTTTATAGATGATGAAATGATGGCGAAGTTGTCTAAAATTAACCTAGTTAAAGACTATTTAGAAGAAAAAAATGCTAAAATTTCAGAAGCAAAAAAGAGAATTGCTAACTCTTCTGAGATTATCAATGGGCCACAACTTACCAATATTGGTACATTTAGAGTGTACGCTCTTAATTATTTAAAAAATAATGATAATATAGAACAAGAAAGTCCGCTGATGGTAAGACAGTTAGAAATTACAGCCCAAGGACTTCCTTTGGAAATTTATTGTTTTACCAATAATTCTAAGTGGGAAAATTACGAGCAGATACAAGCAGATATTTTTGACCATCTTCTCGTGGCGGCACAGGTGTTTGATTTGGAGGTAATGCAAGTCAGTATCAAGGTATAA
- a CDS encoding N-acetylmuramoyl-L-alanine amidase, translating to MRNILFIISLGAVVTSCSTQQKIVAPQPKLDSKVVSTPQKPKVEQSTKGDFYYKTNISDITKNDNTISYGSVVTAKPKGYKVNYENFPSVAQNFRQRFLILHYTALDNETSVRVLTQRGVSAHYLVSDLPDDDIWQLVDENKRAYHAGISFWRNITEMNDNSIGIEIVNKGYTVGTAGEKVFYPFPEHQFKKVAALAKDIVERYNIPPTQILAHSDIAPTRKQDPGPFFPWKRLYDEYNLGMWYDATTKQNFYETALSDLDFNYNNSTFISKVQNTLRSFGYDITPTGTWDKPSQKVIEAFQYHFRPEKCDGVLDAETWAILQALIVKYSGK from the coding sequence ATGCGTAATATTTTGTTTATTATAAGTTTAGGTGCTGTGGTGACTTCTTGTAGCACTCAGCAAAAAATAGTTGCACCTCAACCAAAATTAGATTCAAAAGTAGTAAGTACACCTCAAAAACCTAAAGTGGAGCAATCTACTAAGGGAGATTTTTATTATAAAACTAATATTAGTGATATTACAAAAAACGATAATACTATTAGTTATGGTTCTGTAGTTACGGCTAAACCTAAAGGCTATAAGGTGAATTATGAGAATTTCCCATCTGTAGCTCAGAATTTTAGGCAGCGTTTTCTTATTCTTCATTATACAGCTCTTGATAACGAAACATCAGTACGAGTGCTTACCCAAAGAGGTGTGAGTGCTCACTATCTTGTAAGTGATTTGCCTGACGATGACATTTGGCAACTTGTTGATGAGAATAAAAGAGCCTACCATGCAGGTATTAGCTTTTGGAGAAATATCACCGAGATGAATGATAATTCCATAGGGATAGAAATTGTTAATAAAGGTTATACTGTTGGTACAGCAGGGGAAAAAGTATTTTATCCATTTCCTGAACATCAGTTTAAGAAAGTAGCCGCTTTGGCAAAAGATATTGTAGAGCGTTATAATATTCCTCCAACCCAAATTTTAGCTCACTCTGATATTGCTCCAACTAGAAAGCAAGACCCAGGTCCATTTTTCCCTTGGAAACGCCTCTATGATGAGTATAATCTAGGAATGTGGTATGATGCAACTACCAAGCAAAATTTTTATGAAACTGCTTTAAGCGATTTAGATTTTAATTATAACAACTCTACTTTTATTTCAAAAGTGCAAAATACTTTAAGAAGTTTTGGGTATGACATTACTCCTACTGGAACTTGGGATAAACCTTCTCAAAAGGTTATAGAAGCTTTCCAGTACCACTTTCGTCCAGAGAAATGCGATGGTGTTTTAGATGCAGAAACTTGGGCTATATTACAAGCTCTTATAGTGAAGTACTCTGGTAAGTAA
- a CDS encoding IS982-like element ISRa1 family transposase, whose amino-acid sequence MNNIEQIYERILEVLGLFSENQLISYQRRTPKMSDLEVISLNITAEYLSIDSELQFFRKLPNSLINKIERSVYNKRKRRLSLQTEQIRQRISMEFNEFEDIFIVDSMPMKVCENARSTRSKICKEQSYSSPTYGYCASQKLYFYGYKLHAVCSLNGVIKNFDISPASVHDIHYLKDSGEQMRNCTLIGDRGYLSAKVQIDLFNYANIKLDTPMRSNQKDYIPQFSLYKKKRKRIETFFSQLCDQFMIKRNYAKTFEGFKTRIISKITAATVIQYINKFIFQRKLNHLKISII is encoded by the coding sequence ATGAACAACATAGAGCAAATATATGAAAGAATTTTGGAAGTTTTAGGACTTTTTTCAGAAAATCAACTGATTAGTTATCAGAGAAGAACACCTAAAATGAGCGATTTAGAAGTCATAAGTCTTAATATTACTGCTGAATACTTGAGTATTGATAGCGAATTACAGTTCTTTAGAAAATTGCCAAACTCTCTGATAAACAAAATTGAAAGAAGTGTTTACAATAAGCGAAAACGAAGACTATCCCTACAAACAGAGCAAATTAGACAGCGTATTTCGATGGAGTTCAATGAGTTTGAAGATATTTTTATCGTTGATAGCATGCCAATGAAAGTTTGTGAAAACGCTCGTTCTACTCGTTCAAAAATTTGTAAAGAGCAATCCTATTCTTCACCAACATATGGTTATTGTGCTTCACAGAAATTATATTTCTATGGCTATAAACTACACGCAGTATGTTCTTTAAATGGTGTGATTAAGAATTTTGATATAAGCCCTGCATCCGTTCACGACATCCACTATTTAAAAGATAGTGGTGAGCAAATGCGAAACTGTACTTTAATTGGAGATAGAGGCTATTTATCAGCAAAAGTTCAAATAGATTTATTTAACTATGCTAATATTAAATTAGATACACCAATGAGAAGTAATCAGAAAGATTATATTCCTCAATTTTCATTGTACAAGAAAAAGCGAAAACGAATTGAGACATTTTTCTCTCAACTTTGCGACCAATTTATGATTAAAAGAAACTATGCTAAAACTTTTGAAGGCTTTAAAACAAGGATAATCAGTAAAATAACCGCCGCAACGGTTATTCAATATATCAATAAATTTATCTTCCAAAGAAAATTAAATCATCTAAAAATCAGTATTATTTAA
- a CDS encoding pyridoxine 5'-phosphate synthase: protein MTKLSVNINKIATLRNARGGDVPSVTQVAIDAQKFGAQGITIHPRPDERHITRKDVYDLKPLVTTEFNIEGNPHRPFIDMVLEVRPEQVTLVPDADDAITSNAGWDCKMHLDFLKNIIAEFKAEGIRTSIFLDPNPEMVKYAAETGADRIELYTEAYAKGYTKNREQAILPYIKTAEEAINNGLGINAGHDLSLENLKYFSDKIPNLLEVSIGHALISEALYLGLENTIQSYLKRLAKW from the coding sequence ATGACAAAACTAAGCGTAAATATAAATAAAATAGCCACTCTTAGAAATGCTAGAGGTGGCGATGTGCCGAGTGTAACTCAGGTGGCGATAGATGCTCAAAAATTTGGGGCACAAGGGATTACTATACACCCAAGACCAGATGAAAGACATATTACTAGAAAAGATGTGTACGATTTAAAACCACTGGTAACCACTGAGTTTAATATTGAAGGGAATCCTCATCGTCCGTTTATAGATATGGTATTAGAGGTAAGGCCAGAGCAGGTAACATTGGTACCAGATGCAGATGATGCCATTACTTCTAATGCGGGGTGGGATTGTAAAATGCATTTAGATTTTCTAAAAAATATTATAGCCGAATTTAAAGCAGAAGGGATAAGAACTTCTATCTTTTTAGACCCTAATCCAGAGATGGTAAAATATGCAGCGGAGACAGGTGCGGATAGGATAGAACTCTACACAGAGGCTTATGCCAAAGGTTATACTAAAAATAGAGAACAAGCCATATTACCTTATATCAAAACAGCAGAAGAAGCGATAAATAACGGTTTGGGAATCAATGCGGGGCACGATTTGAGTTTAGAAAACTTAAAATATTTTTCAGATAAAATACCTAACTTGTTAGAGGTTTCTATTGGGCATGCACTCATCTCGGAAGCTCTTTATTTGGGACTAGAAAATACAATTCAAAGTTACCTTAAAAGATTAGCAAAATGGTAA
- a CDS encoding aminotransferase class IV, whose translation MYLDGNLLSQEQSLAYANRAFMNGDAVKVYFFFKNKKVILAEDVYFFLMSSMRKMRMNIPLSFTLEFFTDIFSQAIQNLPFDNGYIKVLAFRKIEDTFSAKTPVHFVYEMVREDSLFQINKNIELDIIKEISVNTHILSNIHTHCPENIYAEIYAQENDLDDVILLNPSKRIARSIYGNLLFLEGNTIKVPKQTEGAYISPLMESFITYVHKNRLAEIEQVEMIAFESQKADEILMISDEKGIFSVNKIRNKEFPNSRFSEMIEKWNLTLV comes from the coding sequence ATGTATTTAGATGGCAACTTACTTTCTCAGGAACAATCATTAGCCTACGCTAATAGAGCTTTTATGAACGGAGACGCTGTAAAAGTTTACTTTTTTTTCAAAAATAAAAAAGTGATTTTAGCAGAAGATGTTTATTTCTTTCTGATGTCTTCTATGAGAAAAATGAGAATGAACATTCCATTAAGTTTTACTTTAGAATTTTTCACAGACATTTTTTCTCAAGCTATCCAAAATCTTCCATTCGATAATGGTTATATTAAAGTGTTAGCATTTAGAAAAATAGAAGATACTTTTTCCGCTAAAACTCCAGTTCATTTTGTTTACGAAATGGTTAGAGAGGACAGCTTATTTCAAATAAATAAAAATATAGAGCTGGACATTATTAAGGAAATAAGTGTTAATACACATATTTTAAGCAATATACACACCCATTGTCCAGAAAATATTTATGCTGAAATTTACGCCCAAGAGAATGATTTGGACGATGTTATTCTGCTCAATCCTAGTAAGCGTATTGCTAGAAGTATTTATGGCAATCTTTTGTTTTTAGAAGGCAATACTATTAAAGTTCCTAAGCAAACGGAAGGGGCATATATTTCCCCATTGATGGAAAGCTTTATTACCTATGTTCATAAAAATCGTTTAGCGGAAATAGAGCAAGTGGAAATGATTGCTTTTGAAAGTCAAAAAGCTGATGAAATTTTAATGATTTCTGACGAAAAGGGTATTTTCTCAGTAAATAAAATCAGAAATAAAGAATTTCCTAACTCTCGTTTTTCAGAAATGATAGAAAAATGGAATTTGACTTTGGTTTAA